Proteins from a genomic interval of Xiphophorus maculatus strain JP 163 A chromosome 7, X_maculatus-5.0-male, whole genome shotgun sequence:
- the LOC102224211 gene encoding actin-related protein 3, producing MAGRLPACVVDCGTGYTKLGYAGNTEPQFIVPSCIAIKESAKVGDQAQRRMMKGVDDLDFYIGDEAVDKPTYSTKWPIRHGIVEDWDLMERFMEQVIFKYLRAEPEDHYFLLTEPPLNTPENREYTAEIMFESFNVPGLYIAVQAVLALAASWTSRQVGERTLTGTVIDSGDGVTHVIPVAEGYVIGSCIKHIPIAGRDITYFTQQLLRDREVGVPPEQSLETAKAVKERFSYVCPDLVKEFSKYDSDGSKWIKQYTGVNAVSKKEFTIDVGYERFLGPEIFFHPEFANPDFTQPISEVVDEVIQNCPIDVRRPLYKNVVLSGGSTMFRDFGRRLQRDLKRTVDARLKLSEELSGGKLKPKPIDVQVVTHHMQRYAVWFGGSMLASTPEFYQVCHTKKDYEEIGPSICRHNPVFGVMS from the exons TTACACCAAGCTGGGCTACGCAGGAAACACCGAGCCGCAGTTCATCGTTCCCTCAT GCATCGCCATCAAGGAGTCGGCGAAGGTGGGCGATCAGGCCCAGCGGAGGATGATGAAGGGAGTGGACGACCTGGACTTCTACATCGGTGATGAAGCTGTGGACAAACCCACGTACTCCACCAAG TGGCCGATCCGCCACGGGATCGTGGAGGACTGGGACCTGATGGAGCGCTTCATGGAGCAGGTCATCTTCAAATACCTGCGGGCCGAGCCGGAGGACCACTATTTTCTGCTG ACGGAACCTCCTCTGAACACGCCGGAGAACCGGGAATACACGGCCGAGATCATGTTTGAGTCCTTCAACGTCCCGGGGCTCTACATCGCCGTGCAG GCCGTTTTGGCGCTGGCAGCCTCCTGGACTTCCAGGCAGGTCGGAGAGCGGACCCTGACCGGAACAGTCATCGACAGCGGAGACGGCGTCACTCACGTCATTCCTGTG GCTGAAGGCTACGTGATCGGCAGCTGCATCAAGCACATCCCCATCGCAGGCAGAGACATCACCTACTTCACCCAGCAGCTGTTGAGGGACAGGGAGGTGGGCGTCCCCCCGGAGCAGTCCCTGGAGACGGCCAAGGCGGTCAAG GAACGGTTCAGCTACGTGTGTCCGGACCTGGTCAAAGAATTCAGTAAGTATGACTCGGACGGGTCCAAATGGATCAAGCAGTACACCGGGGTCAACGCTGTCAGCAAGAAGGAGTTCACCATCGACGTGGGCTACGAGCGCTTCCTGGGCCCGGAGATCTTCTTCCACCCAGAG TTCGCCAACCCAGACTTCACCCAGCCCATCTCAGAGGTCGTGGACGAGGTCATCCAGAACTGTCCCATCGACGTTCGCCGTCCGCTCTACAAG AATGTGGTTCTGTCCGGAGGCTCCACCATGTTCAGGGACTTTGGGCGGCGGCTGCAGAGAGACCTGAAGAGGACGGTGGACGCCCGGCTGAAGCTGAGCGAGGAGCTGAGCGGAGGAAAGCTCAAG CCCAAACCAATCGATGTTCAGGTCGTCACTCATCACATGCAGAGATATGCCGTGTGGTTTGGAGGATCCATGCTGGCATCGACG CCCGAGTTCTACCAGGTCTGCCACACCAAGAAGGACTACGAGGAGATCGGGCCGAGCATCTGCCGCCATAACCCCGTGTTTGGGGTCATGTCCTAA